The following are encoded in a window of Manihot esculenta cultivar AM560-2 chromosome 8, M.esculenta_v8, whole genome shotgun sequence genomic DNA:
- the LOC110620400 gene encoding condensin complex subunit 1 isoform X3 encodes MAPHFVFPRTLRSLEEEQPGDNRLYAQNPIDTASLRPPELEELVKDVSFDLSDKELFCIEEQDVFDRVYSLVLGFSTLTSSCKLNLLESLRSNLSVLLPNVDSLSRVSQGQDDDLPVLDRVTSHRNAFKIYTFFLLNIVLAEESNASANTNSKVTTSTRKKQPLHSWNWEPQRGRILNLIANSLEVNLDLLFGSSNPDENYLSFITKNAFSMFENPSLLKDSETKDALCRIIGACATKYHYTTQSCASILHLIHKYDFVVIHLADAVAGAEKKYADGTLASSLIREIGRTNPKAYVKDTNGAENVGRFLVELADRLPKLMSTNIGVLVPHFGGESYKIRNALVAVLGKLVAKAFKDAEAEVSSKSVRLRSKQAMLEILLERCRDVSAFTRSRVLQVWAELCEEHSVSIGFWNEVAAVAAGRLEDKTAMVRKAALNLLIMMLQHNPFGPQLRIASFEATLEQYKKKLNELEPEKKVQSVSNDLQSDSDTFVGEGEVDNVNDEELAEEHQESLTDSCLPHLEEKITQKDSLVPDVGNVEQTRALVASLEAGLGFSKCISATMPTLVQLMASSSATDVENTILLLMRCKQFQIDGAEESLRKMLPLVFSQDKSIYEAVENAFITIYVRKSPAETAKNLLNLAIDSNIGDLTALEFIINALVSKGDISPSTISALWDFFCFNINGTIAEQSRGALHVLCMAAKSSTGVLGSHLQDIIDIGFGRWAKVEPLLARTACIAIQRLSAEDRKKLLVSNGSRVFGMLESLITGFWLPENIWYAAADKAIGAIYTIHPTPETLAADIVKKSFSSVFDCSGEHELQNDIDSGSHNALTAVLVSKLGRFLFVISHIAMNQLLYIESCVRKIQKQKTKEKMGTDVQNVGIKASNTPDDNNINAELGIAASEDAILDTLSEKAEQEIVSSGSSEKNLIGLCAPFLSKLCRNFSLMQKYPVLQASGMLALCRLMIIDANFCDANLQLLFTVVESAPSETVRSNCTIALGDLAVRFPNLLEPWTENMYARLRDPSRSVRKNAVLVLSHLILNDMMKVKGYINEMALCLEDEDERISSLAKLFFHELSKKGNNPVYNLLPDILGKLSHQNLQRESFYNIMQFLIGSIKKEKQMEALVEKLCNRFSGVTDVKQWEYISYCLSQLSFTEKGIKKLIESFKTYEHVLSEDSVMDHFRSIINKGKKFAKPELKLCIEEFEEKLNKFHLEKKEQEETARNAQIHQQKVEDMEHVIRSRNEGEESDNAEDEVIDPSMEGMPQSMNKTPDTKLDDSDEYSGGSSEVIETEPDGTEVQSPKFITEGTSTSRNKKSKMKDHKSGISVSGRRNTRSKQR; translated from the exons ATGGCTCCTCACTTTGTCTTTCCTCGGACCCTCCGATCTCTGGAGGAGGAGCAGCCCGGAGACAATCGTCTCTACGCTCAGAACCCAATCGATACCGCTTCTCTTCGTCCTCCTGAGCTCGAAGAGTTAGTCAAAG ATGTGTCCTTTGATCTGTCGGATAAAGAACTTTTCTGCATTGAAGAACAAGATGTGTTTGATCGCGTTTACTCATTGGTATTGGGTTTCTCTACTCTCACCTCATCTTGTAAACTCAATCTTTTGGAGAGCCTTCGATCCAACCTCAGTGTTCTTCTCCCAAATGTGGACTCACTCTCACGGGTTTCTCAAGGCCAGGATGATGATCTTCCAGTGCTTGATAGGGTCACATCACATAGGAATGCTTTCAAAATATACACATTTTTTCTACTCAACATTGTTCTGGCAGAGGAGTCCAATGCGAGTGCAAATACCAACTCAAAG GTGACAACAAGTACCAGGAAGAAACAACCATTACACTCATGGAATTGGGAACCACAGAGGGGTCGGATACTTAATTTGATCGCTAATTCATTAGAAGTCAACCTTGATTTGCTTTTTGGATCATCAAATCCAGATGAAAATTATCTTTCCTTCATTACGAA aaatgcTTTCTCTATGTTTGAGAATCCATCACTCCTTAAAGACTCTGAAACAAAAGATGCTCTTTGCCGTATTATTGGGGCTTGTGCAACAAAATACCACTACACAACACAATCATGTGCATCGATCTTGCACCTGATTCACAAATATGATTTTGTTGTTATTCACTTGGCTGATGCAGTTGCTGGGGCTGAGAAAAAATATGCTGATGGAACTCTTGCAAGTTCTCTTATTAGAGAGATTGGGAGGACTAACCCAAAAGCTTATGTGAAGGACACTAATGGAGCTGAAAATGTTGGCCGTTTTCTTGTAGAACTTGCCGATCGGCTGCCAAAGTTGATGTCAACCAACATAGGTGTTTTGGTCCCACACTTTGGAGGGGAATCTTATAAGATTAGGAATGCTTTAGTTGCTGTTTTGGGAAAGTTGGTTGCCAAGGCATTTAAGGATGCTGAGGCTGAAGTGAGTTCTAAATCTGTTCGTCTTCGAAGCAAGCAAGCTATGTTGGAAATTTTACTAGAACGTTGCCGAGATGTCTCTGCTTTTACTAGGAGCCGGGTCCTTCAGGTTTGGGCTGAACTATGTGAAGAGCATTCTGTTTCAATTGGTTTCTGGAATGAGGTTGCAGCAGTTGCTGCTGGGAGATTGGAGGACAAAACTGCAATGGTTAGAAAAGCTGCATTAAATTTACTTATAATGATGTTGCAGCATAATCCTTTTGGTCCACAACTTAGAATAGCTTCATTTGAAGCAACCTTAGAGCAGTATAAGAAGAAACTGAATGAGCTTGAACCTGAAAAAAAAGTACAGAGTGTTAGCAATGATTTACAATCTGATAGTGATACCTTTGTTGGAGAAGGTGAGGTTGATAATGTAAACGACGAAGAGTTAGCTGAGGAACATCAAGAGAGTTTAACTGATAGTTGTCTGCCTCATCTAGAAGAAAAGATCACTCAAAAGGATAGCTTAGTGCCAGATGTTGGGAACGTGGAGCAAACTCGGGCTCTGGTAGCATCTCTTGAGGCTGGCTTGGGGTTTTCTAAGTGCATCTCTGCCACAATGCCTACTCTTGTTCAATTGATGGCTTCATCTTCTGCCACTGATGTTGAGAACACAATTCTGTTGCTGATGAGGTGCAAACAGTTCCAAATCGATGGTGCTGAAGAATCCCTCCGTAAGATGTTGCCACTG GTATTCTCACAGGATAAATCTATCTATGAAGCTGTGGAGAATGCATTTATCACTATTTATGTGAGGAAAAGTCCAGCAGAAACTGCTAAGAATCTTTTGAATCTTGCCATAGATTCAAATATCGGAGATCTTACAGCTCTGGAATTTATTATCAATGCCTTGGTGTCTAAAGGTGATATATCTCCAAGCACG ATATCTGCATTATGGGATTTCTTTTGCTTTAATATCAACGGAACCATAGCAGAACAAAGTCGTGGTGCATTACATGTACTTTGCATGGCTGCAAAATCATCCACTGGAGTTCTTGGCTCTCACTTGCAAGATATTATTGATATTGGCTTTGGTCGATGGGCTAAAGTGGAACCTTTACTTGCCAGAACAGCATGCATTGCCATTCAAAGATTGTCTGCTGAGGATAGAAAAAAATTGCTGGTTAGTAATGGTAGTCGTGTATTTGGTATGCTAGAAAGCTTAATTACAGGCTTTTGGCTCCCAGAAAACATATGGTATGCTGCTGCCGATAAAGCAATAGGTGCCATATATACAATTCATCCAACTCCAGAAACCTTAGCTGCTGATATTGTAAAGAAATCTTTTAGCTCTGTTTTTGATTGTAGTGGAGAACATGAATTGCAGAATGACATTGATAGTGGTAGTCACAATGCTCTCACAGCAGTTCTAGTATCCAAACTTGGTagatttttatttgttataaGTCATATTGCCATGAACCAGTTGCTATACATAGAATCCTGTGTTCGAAAAATCCAGAAGCAGAAGACGAAAGAAAAAATGGGTACTGATGTTCAGAATGTTGGCATAAAAGCATCGAATACTCCAGAT GATAACAATATAAATGCTGAGCTAGGTATTGCTGCCTCGGAAGATGCAATTCTTGACACACTCTCTGAAAAAGCAGAGCAAGAGATTGTTTCTAGTGGTTCTAGTGAGAAGAATTTGATAGGGCTTTGTGCACCTTTCCTGTCAAAGCTTTGtagaaattttagtttgatgCAAAAG taTCCTGTACTTCAGGCATCTGGAATGCTCGCTCTTTGTAGACTGATGATTATTGATGCAAATTTTTG TGATGCAAATCTCCAGCTTCTGTTCACAGTTGTGGAAAGTGCACCATCAGAAACTGTTCGTTCCAATTGCACTAttgctcttggagatttggcAGTTCGCTTTCCCAATCTGTTAGAACCATGGACTGAGAACATGTATGCCCGCTTACGAGATCCTTCACGTTCGGTTAGGAAAAATGCTGTGCTGGTTCTTTCGCATCTCATCTTAAATGACATGATGAAG GTGAAAGGTTATATAAATGAGATGGCTCTATGTTTAGAAGATGAAGATGAGAGGATATCAAGTCTGGCTAAACTTTTCTTCCATGAGTTGTCTAAGAAAG GAAACAATCCTGTATATAATTTACTTCCAGATATACTTGGCAAGTTATCCCACCAGAATCTGCAGAGGGAGTCTTTCTACAACATCATGCAGTTCTTAATTGGTTCCATAAAAAAG GAAAAACAAATGGAAGCTCTTGTGGAAAAGCTCTGCAATCGGTTTAGTGGAGTCACTG ATGTTAAGCAGTGGGAATATATCTCTTATTGCCTCTCTCAGCTATCATTTACTGAGAAGGGAATAAAAAAGCTCATTGAATCATTCAAGACATATGAGCATGTCCTGTCTGAGGATTCTGTCATGGATCATTTCAGAAGCATTATTAACAAG GGTAAAAAGTTTGCAAAACCAGAGCTTAAGTTATGCATTGAGGAGTTTGAAGAAAAGCTTAATAAGTTCCACTTGGAAAAGAAGGAGCAAGAAGAGACAGCAAGAAATGCCCAAATTCATCAACAGAAGGTTGAAGATATGGAACATGTTATCAGGTCTAGAAATGAGGGTGAAGAATCTGATAATGCTGAAG ATGAAGTCATTGATCCATCCATGGAAGGGATGCCTCAATCTATGAATAAAACACCAGATACAAAACTTGATGATTCAGATGAATATTCTGGTGGTTCTAGTGAGGTGATAGAGACAGAACCAGATGGGACTGAAGTCCAATCACCAAAATTTATCACAGAAG GAACCTCCACATCAAGAAATAAGAAAAGCAAAATGAAAGATCACAAAAGTGGTATTTCTGTTTCTGGTAGAAGAAATACAAgatcaaaacaaag GTAG